A stretch of the Synechocystis sp. PCC 7338 genome encodes the following:
- a CDS encoding radical SAM protein: MSSKGGGVDFNVTVLVYILQKLKLFEEKILQVTINQAKSLLNKATGFIQDYDFTLNPYRGCQFGCDYCYASAFSPNTQLKANWGDWVMVKENSAELLVHELERTSKKYDRPIRIYMSSVTDPYQPIEQKVQITRKILQVLIKYQPVLVLQTRSPMVVRDIDLLRQFHNLRINISIPTASERVRKDFENRSPSVKARLQTVEKLRHQLPSDDDYKIKFAVTMTPLLPSYDEDLAKFIEQLATVDRIVIQPFHSSQNQSLKAATPAKAIELKRKYEWWYQNEDDNYHNLLNRLELINQCYGVEIFEGREGFGYD; this comes from the coding sequence GTGTCTAGTAAAGGCGGTGGGGTTGATTTTAACGTCACCGTTCTTGTTTATATATTGCAAAAATTGAAATTGTTCGAGGAAAAAATTTTGCAAGTTACCATTAACCAAGCTAAATCTCTCCTCAATAAAGCCACTGGTTTTATCCAGGATTATGATTTTACTCTTAATCCCTATCGCGGTTGCCAGTTTGGTTGTGACTATTGCTACGCTTCTGCCTTTAGTCCCAATACTCAGCTAAAAGCCAATTGGGGAGACTGGGTAATGGTAAAAGAAAATTCAGCAGAATTATTAGTACATGAACTAGAGCGAACTAGCAAAAAATACGATCGTCCGATTCGGATCTATATGAGTAGTGTAACGGATCCCTATCAACCCATTGAGCAAAAAGTACAGATCACCAGAAAAATTCTACAGGTCTTAATTAAGTATCAACCTGTGTTAGTTTTACAAACCCGCAGTCCCATGGTGGTGAGAGATATTGACCTTTTACGTCAATTTCATAACCTAAGAATTAATATCAGCATTCCTACTGCTAGCGAAAGAGTAAGAAAAGATTTTGAAAATCGTTCTCCCAGTGTTAAAGCTCGCCTACAGACGGTGGAAAAACTTAGGCATCAACTTCCTTCTGATGATGATTATAAAATCAAATTCGCCGTTACTATGACCCCACTGCTGCCTTCCTACGATGAAGATTTAGCGAAATTTATTGAACAATTAGCCACAGTTGACAGAATAGTTATACAGCCATTTCACAGCAGTCAAAATCAATCTCTAAAAGCCGCCACCCCTGCCAAGGCAATAGAACTAAAAAGAAAATATGAATGGTGGTATCAAAACGAAGATGACAATTATCATAATCTACTCAACAGACTAGAATTGATCAACCAATGCTATGGCGTAGAAATTTTTGAAGGTAGGGAAGGATTTGGTTATGATTAA
- a CDS encoding serine hydrolase, which produces MELNLKRRGFLAILAASAWLGSQRWKGLTNPAIATDLEVDSSLSKEILAILQQAQQEYGLSALLCGVWQGEKTIISTAIGHSQTNVPATTVMHLRAGGVTITCICLVLLRLVDRGIVNLDDPVGRWWPELPRAEKVTLQQLANSTSGYPDFEQDQTLIDANNYNPFRQWKTQELLDIAFATPLLYEPGESWNYSHTNFVVLGQLLQRITGQSIQELLEREIFAPLGLTNSSYPHTSEIPAPVLHAFSKDRDVFEDSTYWNPSWTSYSGMMISTLGDLGLLALAIAKGTLLSPQAAQAQIAPTTVGLGRNRPDLYYGLGIIYANGWLVQNPRFGGYNLFFAALPSQSLAIVVSTTIGLHSSGQAHSTLVGRQLIQY; this is translated from the coding sequence ATGGAACTTAATCTCAAACGTCGTGGATTTTTAGCAATTTTAGCCGCTTCTGCTTGGCTGGGGAGCCAAAGATGGAAAGGTTTGACCAATCCGGCGATCGCCACTGATTTAGAAGTCGATTCCTCCTTATCCAAAGAAATTTTAGCTATCCTCCAGCAAGCCCAACAGGAATACGGTCTTTCCGCCCTGCTGTGTGGAGTGTGGCAGGGAGAAAAAACAATCATTTCCACGGCGATCGGTCATTCCCAAACCAATGTGCCTGCTACCACTGTTATGCATCTCCGGGCTGGGGGAGTTACCATAACCTGCATTTGCTTGGTGCTATTGAGATTGGTGGATCGGGGCATAGTTAATTTAGACGATCCTGTGGGCCGTTGGTGGCCAGAGTTACCAAGGGCAGAAAAGGTTACCCTCCAACAATTAGCCAATTCCACCTCTGGTTACCCAGACTTTGAACAGGATCAAACCTTGATCGACGCCAACAACTATAATCCTTTCCGCCAGTGGAAAACCCAGGAATTGCTAGATATTGCCTTTGCTACTCCTCTTCTGTATGAACCGGGGGAAAGTTGGAATTATTCCCACACAAATTTTGTTGTTTTGGGGCAACTATTGCAAAGGATTACTGGGCAATCCATACAGGAATTACTAGAGCGGGAAATTTTTGCTCCCCTGGGTTTAACTAACAGCAGTTATCCCCATACCAGCGAAATCCCGGCTCCGGTACTACATGCTTTTAGCAAGGATAGGGACGTTTTTGAAGATTCTACCTATTGGAATCCTTCTTGGACTTCCTACTCTGGGATGATGATTTCCACCCTGGGGGATCTCGGTTTATTAGCCCTGGCGATCGCCAAAGGTACTCTGCTCTCTCCCCAAGCGGCCCAAGCCCAAATTGCCCCCACCACGGTGGGTTTAGGTCGGAATAGACCGGATCTTTATTATGGTCTGGGCATTATCTATGCCAATGGTTGGCTAGTGCAGAATCCCCGTTTCGGCGGCTACAATCTGTTTTTTGCAGCCCTGCCTTCCCAGTCCCTGGCCATCGTTGTGAGCACCACCATCGGACTCCATTCCTCTGGCCAAGCCCACAGCACTTTAGTTGGCCGGCAATTAATACAATATTAA
- a CDS encoding hemolysin family protein, whose translation MFSSSVELELFFIFVLVVLNGVFSGSEIAVVSARKVRLEQLAKRGNHKAKLALKLATAPNNFLSAVQIGITLIGILSGAVGGATVALRLADFLNNIPLLAPYASPLSIALLVGCITYLSLVVGELVPKRIALSHPEEIACGVAPAMNLVAKLTAPLVYFLGLSTDGVLRLFGITSKEASPITEEEIRVMIEQGAQAGMIDEAEQEMVERVFRLGDRPVKTLMTPRTAIAWLDVESDWAENQQEILDTPYSRFPVGRDSLDECLGFVRVKDILNSQWSGQKINLEEIVQPPLFVAENTRSLNVLEMFRASGIHLALITDEYGGIEGLVTLNDLIEAIVGSIPNDDEIQEPQIIQREDGSYLLDGLLPIDEFKEIFDLETLSNEEEGHYHTLGGFVIESLGKIPQSGEYFVSDTLRVEVVDMDGIRIDKVLISQLPEDSSTTEEEPQTDD comes from the coding sequence ATGTTTTCCTCTTCTGTTGAGCTGGAACTTTTTTTCATCTTCGTTTTGGTGGTGTTAAATGGAGTTTTTTCCGGCTCGGAAATTGCCGTCGTCTCAGCTCGCAAGGTTCGTTTGGAACAGTTGGCAAAGCGGGGTAATCACAAAGCAAAGCTAGCGCTGAAGCTGGCCACAGCCCCCAATAATTTTTTGTCGGCGGTCCAGATTGGCATTACCCTGATTGGCATTTTGAGTGGTGCGGTGGGAGGCGCAACGGTGGCTCTGCGGCTGGCGGATTTTCTTAACAATATTCCCCTGCTGGCTCCCTACGCTAGTCCCCTCAGCATTGCTTTGTTGGTGGGATGTATCACCTATCTATCCCTGGTAGTGGGAGAGTTGGTGCCCAAGCGTATTGCCCTCAGTCATCCAGAAGAAATTGCCTGTGGGGTGGCTCCAGCTATGAATTTAGTGGCCAAGCTCACCGCTCCCTTGGTCTATTTTTTGGGCCTTTCCACCGATGGAGTACTGCGGCTGTTTGGCATCACTAGCAAGGAAGCTAGCCCCATTACCGAAGAGGAGATTCGGGTCATGATTGAACAAGGGGCCCAGGCCGGCATGATCGACGAGGCCGAACAGGAAATGGTGGAACGGGTTTTTCGTTTGGGGGACCGCCCGGTTAAAACGTTAATGACTCCCCGCACGGCGATCGCCTGGTTGGATGTGGAGTCGGACTGGGCGGAAAATCAACAGGAAATCCTCGATACTCCCTATTCTCGCTTTCCGGTGGGTAGGGACAGCCTGGACGAATGTTTAGGATTTGTACGGGTGAAGGATATTCTCAATAGTCAATGGTCGGGGCAAAAAATCAACCTGGAGGAAATTGTTCAGCCTCCCCTATTTGTGGCAGAAAATACCCGTTCCCTGAATGTGTTGGAAATGTTCCGGGCCTCTGGTATCCATTTGGCTTTAATTACGGACGAATATGGTGGCATTGAAGGCCTAGTCACCCTCAATGACCTGATCGAGGCGATCGTGGGCAGCATTCCCAATGACGACGAAATTCAAGAGCCCCAAATTATTCAACGGGAAGATGGTTCCTACCTGCTCGATGGCCTATTGCCCATTGATGAATTTAAGGAAATTTTCGACCTTGAAACCCTCTCCAACGAAGAGGAAGGGCATTATCATACCCTAGGGGGCTTTGTGATTGAAAGCCTAGGTAAAATTCCCCAATCAGGAGAATATTTTGTTTCCGATACCCTACGGGTGGAAGTGGTGGATATGGACGGCATCCGCATTGATAAAGTATTGATTAGTCAGTTACCAGAGGATTCTTCTACAACAGAAGAAGAGCCTCAAACAGATGATTAG
- the psbV gene encoding photosystem II cytochrome c-550 produces the protein MKRFFLVAIASVLFLFNTMAGSANAVELTESTRTVALDEAGGTTTLTARQFTNGQKIFVDTCTQCHLQGKTKTNNNVSLGLVDLAGAEPRRDNLLALVEYLKNPKSYDGEDDYSELHPNISRPDIYPEMRNYTEDDIFDVAGYTLIAPKLDERWGGTIYF, from the coding sequence GTGAAACGCTTTTTTCTGGTGGCGATCGCCTCTGTCCTATTTTTGTTTAACACCATGGCCGGCAGTGCCAATGCGGTGGAGTTGACCGAAAGCACCCGCACCGTTGCCCTAGATGAGGCCGGTGGCACCACAACTTTAACCGCCCGCCAGTTCACCAACGGCCAAAAGATTTTTGTGGACACCTGTACCCAATGTCACCTCCAGGGTAAAACCAAAACTAACAATAACGTCAGTTTAGGTTTGGTAGACTTGGCCGGTGCTGAGCCCCGTCGGGATAATCTCTTGGCCTTGGTGGAATATCTCAAAAATCCCAAGAGTTATGACGGTGAAGATGACTATTCGGAATTACATCCCAACATTTCCCGTCCCGACATCTACCCAGAAATGAGAAACTACACTGAAGATGACATCTTTGATGTGGCTGGTTACACTCTCATTGCCCCCAAATTGGATGAACGGTGGGGTGGTACTATCTACTTCTAA
- a CDS encoding glutamine synthetase III has protein sequence MSGNAARAQAVHQIINQKPLPAKESPRLEDLWADNVFNLSKMQASLPKSVFKSIKNTIVTGEKLDPTIADAVATAMRDWAMGKGALYYAHVFYPMTNLSAEKHDGFISVQGDGNVISEFSGKVLVQGEPDGSSFPNGGIRDTFEARGYTGWDVTSPAYIMETDNGSTLCIPTVFVSWTGEALDKKVPLLRSIAAMDKAANKVLKLLGNENIAHVNSSCGAEQEYFLVDANFASQRPDLLLAGRTLFGKAPAKGQEFDDHYFGAIPERVQVFMQDVEETLYKLGIPAKTRHNEVAPGQFEIAPFFEAANVASDHQQLLMTVLKNTAKKHGFVCLLHEKPFAGINGSGKHVNWSVGNSTQGNLLDPGDSPHDNAQFLVFCGAVIRGVHKYGPLMRAAIATASNDHRLGANEAPPAIMSVYLGTQLEEVFEQIKTGSIVESKQKGVMDLGVDVLPALSKDAGDRNRTSPFAFTGNRFEFRAVGSSQSVSGPLIVLNTMLADSLAWIGDRLESELGKGLDLDTAILTVLKEVMNAHGAVVFGGNGYSEEWHKMAVEERGLSNLRTTADALPVLKEQYIKDLFESTGVLTPVELASRFEVYAEQYIKSIDVEVKLVISIAKTLIYPAAIEYLAKLSSTIASLGSMGIDLDKNSAKTIADLTNTMMNAVDKLSHASKKHGFASTEEELQYYAQTLKPLMDEVRVSADAIEAEVADEFWPLPTYQEMLFIK, from the coding sequence ATGAGTGGAAATGCGGCCCGCGCCCAAGCAGTGCATCAAATCATCAACCAGAAACCCTTACCTGCAAAAGAGTCACCCCGTCTAGAAGACCTGTGGGCGGATAACGTCTTTAACCTGAGTAAAATGCAGGCGAGCCTCCCCAAAAGTGTCTTCAAATCCATCAAAAATACCATTGTCACCGGGGAAAAGCTGGATCCGACGATCGCCGATGCGGTGGCCACGGCCATGCGGGATTGGGCTATGGGCAAAGGAGCTTTGTATTACGCCCACGTTTTTTACCCCATGACTAACCTCTCGGCGGAAAAGCATGATGGCTTTATTTCCGTGCAAGGAGACGGCAATGTCATCTCGGAGTTTTCCGGCAAAGTTTTGGTGCAGGGGGAACCGGATGGCTCTTCTTTTCCTAATGGTGGCATTCGGGATACCTTTGAGGCCAGGGGCTACACGGGATGGGACGTAACTAGTCCCGCCTACATTATGGAAACAGATAATGGTTCCACCCTCTGTATTCCTACGGTATTTGTTTCCTGGACAGGGGAAGCATTGGACAAAAAAGTGCCTTTGTTGCGTTCCATTGCCGCCATGGATAAAGCGGCCAATAAGGTGCTCAAACTTTTAGGCAATGAAAATATAGCCCATGTCAATTCCAGTTGTGGGGCGGAGCAGGAATATTTCCTCGTTGATGCCAATTTTGCTAGCCAACGTCCCGATTTACTCTTAGCCGGCCGGACTTTATTTGGCAAAGCCCCCGCCAAGGGCCAAGAGTTTGATGACCATTACTTTGGGGCCATTCCCGAGCGGGTGCAGGTCTTTATGCAGGATGTGGAGGAAACCCTTTATAAATTGGGCATTCCTGCCAAAACTCGCCATAACGAGGTTGCCCCTGGTCAGTTTGAAATTGCGCCCTTTTTTGAAGCGGCTAACGTGGCCAGCGACCACCAACAGTTGTTAATGACCGTGTTGAAAAATACCGCCAAAAAACACGGCTTTGTCTGTTTATTACACGAAAAGCCCTTTGCTGGCATCAATGGTTCCGGCAAGCACGTCAACTGGTCAGTGGGCAACTCCACCCAGGGTAATTTGCTCGATCCCGGCGATTCACCCCATGATAATGCCCAATTCTTGGTCTTTTGCGGTGCAGTAATCCGGGGTGTCCATAAGTATGGCCCTCTGATGCGGGCGGCGATCGCCACGGCCAGCAATGACCACCGCCTAGGGGCCAACGAAGCTCCCCCGGCAATTATGTCGGTTTATCTCGGCACCCAACTCGAAGAGGTATTTGAACAAATCAAAACCGGTTCCATTGTGGAGTCTAAACAAAAAGGGGTAATGGATCTGGGCGTTGACGTGCTCCCCGCCCTAAGTAAGGACGCTGGCGATCGTAACCGTACCTCTCCCTTTGCCTTCACCGGCAACCGCTTTGAATTTCGGGCGGTGGGATCTAGTCAGTCAGTATCCGGACCCTTGATTGTCCTCAACACCATGTTGGCGGATTCCCTAGCTTGGATTGGCGATCGCCTGGAAAGTGAATTAGGCAAAGGCTTAGACCTTGATACCGCCATTCTCACCGTCCTCAAAGAAGTGATGAATGCCCACGGTGCCGTCGTTTTTGGGGGCAATGGTTATTCCGAGGAATGGCACAAAATGGCTGTGGAAGAACGGGGGCTGTCTAACCTCCGCACCACCGCCGATGCCCTCCCCGTGCTCAAGGAGCAATACATCAAAGACCTCTTTGAAAGCACTGGTGTTTTAACCCCGGTTGAACTAGCCAGCCGCTTTGAAGTGTATGCGGAGCAATACATTAAGTCTATTGATGTGGAGGTCAAGCTCGTCATCAGCATTGCAAAAACGTTGATTTACCCCGCTGCCATTGAATATTTAGCCAAACTTTCATCGACGATCGCCAGCTTAGGAAGTATGGGGATTGACCTGGATAAAAACAGCGCTAAAACCATTGCGGACTTAACCAACACCATGATGAATGCCGTTGATAAATTGAGCCATGCCAGCAAAAAGCATGGTTTTGCTTCAACAGAGGAAGAGCTACAATACTACGCCCAAACCCTAAAGCCATTAATGGACGAGGTGCGGGTTTCTGCCGATGCCATTGAAGCAGAAGTAGCAGATGAGTTTTGGCCCTTGCCTACCTATCAAGAAATGTTGTTTATCAAATAG
- the rpsP gene encoding 30S ribosomal protein S16 → MIKLRLKRFGKKREVSYRIVAMHSTSRRDGRPLEELGFYNPRTDETRLDVPAIVKRLKEGAQPTDTVRSILTKAQVFEQLKA, encoded by the coding sequence ATGATTAAACTCCGTCTGAAACGCTTTGGCAAGAAACGTGAAGTGAGCTATCGGATCGTCGCCATGCACAGCACCAGCCGTCGGGATGGTCGTCCCCTGGAAGAATTAGGTTTCTACAATCCCCGCACCGATGAAACCCGCCTTGATGTACCGGCGATCGTCAAAAGATTGAAAGAAGGGGCCCAACCCACCGACACCGTCCGCTCCATTTTGACCAAAGCCCAGGTTTTTGAACAGCTAAAGGCTTAG
- a CDS encoding phage holin family protein has protein sequence MLQLLIVWIVTSVSLLIIAQLPTGVEISSFKKALISAVVIGLLNALVRPILTFFTFPLIFLTFGLFYTVVNAIIFALAAAFVDGFSLRWGFWSALIGAILLGFINSLLFQLLPIGS, from the coding sequence ATGTTACAACTACTGATCGTCTGGATTGTTACCTCAGTCAGTCTCCTCATCATTGCCCAACTGCCCACAGGGGTAGAGATTTCTAGCTTCAAAAAAGCCCTCATTTCCGCCGTCGTCATTGGTTTACTCAATGCCCTAGTACGTCCAATACTAACATTTTTCACTTTTCCCCTAATTTTTCTCACCTTTGGGCTGTTCTACACCGTAGTTAACGCCATCATTTTTGCCCTCGCCGCGGCCTTTGTGGATGGCTTCAGCCTCCGTTGGGGTTTTTGGAGCGCCCTCATTGGAGCCATTTTGCTGGGATTTATCAACTCCCTGCTCTTTCAATTACTACCCATCGGTAGCTAG
- a CDS encoding sirohydrochlorin chelatase — MSIAYLLVAHGSRDPRPQIALDRLTYLVSQFLRPRSAAGKKALIKRHGMATLGSYLGGTLITISQESTSQSPVQVFSSSLEAQALPLHQQLVNLARDLIPQGVKKIAVMPLFLLMGVHTCEDLPREIAQAQALLGNDISIDCLPILGVYPWLPALLDKCFTQYQTQPQAERILLAHGSKRAGGNLAIATVAEKLGARAAYWKGGISLGTVLREIKTAGEVVILPYFLFAGGLTDLIRQEREQLQSVHGRLRLKLGEPLGPQPLLAQLIATELQRFD, encoded by the coding sequence TTGTCCATCGCCTATCTGTTGGTTGCCCACGGTAGCCGTGATCCCCGTCCCCAGATCGCCCTCGATCGCCTAACTTATCTAGTGAGTCAGTTTCTGCGCCCCCGTTCCGCCGCAGGAAAAAAGGCCCTGATCAAACGCCATGGCATGGCAACTTTGGGAAGTTACCTTGGGGGGACGTTGATCACCATTAGCCAGGAAAGTACTTCCCAGTCCCCAGTCCAGGTATTTAGCTCCAGTTTGGAAGCCCAAGCCCTGCCCCTCCATCAACAATTGGTTAACCTTGCTAGGGATTTGATTCCCCAAGGGGTGAAAAAAATTGCCGTTATGCCCCTCTTCCTACTCATGGGGGTGCACACCTGCGAAGACTTACCCCGGGAAATTGCCCAAGCCCAGGCCTTATTGGGTAATGACATTTCCATTGATTGCTTACCAATTTTAGGGGTTTATCCCTGGCTACCAGCTCTGCTCGACAAGTGTTTTACCCAGTACCAAACCCAACCCCAGGCCGAAAGAATTTTATTAGCCCACGGTAGCAAACGGGCCGGTGGTAATTTGGCGATCGCCACTGTGGCGGAAAAACTAGGAGCCAGGGCGGCCTATTGGAAAGGGGGCATCAGTTTGGGGACTGTCCTGAGGGAAATTAAGACAGCGGGGGAAGTGGTGATTTTGCCTTACTTTTTATTTGCCGGAGGATTAACAGACCTAATCAGGCAAGAGCGAGAGCAACTCCAATCAGTCCATGGTCGGCTCCGTCTTAAATTAGGGGAACCTCTAGGGCCCCAACCATTGCTGGCCCAGTTAATTGCCACGGAGCTACAGCGTTTTGATTGA
- a CDS encoding translation initiation factor IF-2, whose product MGFADLSIQSIATEYDLTVQSVFDLCDQLGIAYKNQETNLALEDAKAVIMQILHRQQSAAGEGDNF is encoded by the coding sequence ATGGGATTTGCGGATCTGTCGATTCAGTCCATTGCCACGGAGTACGATCTGACTGTGCAATCGGTCTTTGACCTGTGCGACCAACTCGGCATAGCCTACAAAAACCAAGAAACTAATCTGGCCCTGGAGGATGCGAAGGCGGTAATTATGCAAATTTTGCACCGTCAACAATCAGCCGCTGGGGAAGGGGACAATTTCTAG
- a CDS encoding KH domain-containing protein, with protein MTTLNYVELVKFLVRPFLEKPDDLKVDCEVFRQNSRVWIRLALEDEDRERLIGRGGRSLQTIRTLLTTAADQVQQSAFLEIYAIDSIGKSTPLRRRRSSAGPAPVRRSRSRGESVNRY; from the coding sequence GTGACTACCCTAAACTACGTTGAATTGGTCAAGTTTCTTGTCCGCCCCTTTTTGGAAAAGCCCGATGACCTGAAGGTGGACTGTGAGGTGTTTCGACAAAATAGCCGAGTTTGGATTCGCTTAGCCCTAGAGGACGAAGACCGGGAAAGACTCATCGGCCGGGGGGGAAGGAGTTTGCAAACCATTCGCACCCTGCTCACCACTGCTGCCGACCAGGTGCAACAGTCGGCCTTCCTAGAAATATACGCCATCGATTCCATTGGGAAATCCACTCCCCTGCGCCGCCGTCGCTCCTCTGCTGGCCCGGCCCCTGTACGTCGTTCTCGCAGTCGGGGAGAGTCCGTTAATCGCTACTAG